Proteins encoded together in one Prionailurus viverrinus isolate Anna chromosome B1, UM_Priviv_1.0, whole genome shotgun sequence window:
- the LOC125164556 gene encoding 40S ribosomal protein S24-like yields MTNRLLQRKQMVIDVHHPGKATVPKSEIWEKLAETYKIADVIFVFGFRAHFGGGQTTGFGMIYDSLDYAKKNKPKHRLARHSLYEKKKTSRKQRKEEYKNRMTQVRRTAKANVGPGKKK; encoded by the coding sequence ATGACTAACCGACTACTTCAGCGGAAACAGATGGTCATTGATGTTCATCATCCCGGAAAGGCAACAGTACCTAAGTCAGAAATTTGGGAAAAACTAGCCGAAACGTACAAGATCGCAGATGTCATCTTTGTATTTGGATTCAGAGCCCATTTTGGTGGTGGCCAGACAACTGGCTTTGGCATGATTTATGATTCCTTGGAttatgcaaagaaaaacaaacccaaacataGACTTGCAAGACATAGCTTATATGAGAAGAAAAAGACgtcaagaaaacagagaaaggaagaatacaAGAACAGAATGACGCAAGTCAGAAGAACTGCAAAAGCCAACGTGGGTCCTGGCAAAAAGAAGTGA